GAGCTGAGTGTATTGAGCCAGGGATGCATGGCCGCCGGAGAGGATGAACCGGTCGCGGCGGGCCAATGGGGGTCGGTCGGGTCATGCGTCAAATACCGCTGATAGAGGGCGTAGACGATTGGGGCCAAGGATATGGCCGAACCCGGATGTCCATTGCCGGCCCGCTCCACCGCATCAGCCGTCAGCACCTTGGCCATGTTGATGGCTCGTCGATCCAAATCATCCCAAGGCTTTGCATGATTCTTTATCCGCCTTTCCAGGTGTGTTCGTGCACCGTTGGTCGTCTTCTGTGGTCAGCTTTCGCCAATCCTCTTGGACGGCCAAATGACACCACTGTCTTCGCCTTTAATATATCAGTAATATATCAGTTACGCAATGAAGCACTGATTCTGGCATCGGCAGGAGAACAGTCACAATGGGCTCAGACCGAGCGCCGGAGTGAACAAAGGAGTCCAATGACGGATTTATCAATTTACCAGACCCTTGACAGGGCAAGGCCATTCTGGACAGACAGGAGGCCAAGCACTCCTCGAGGGCCGGTTGGCTCATGGTGACGGCTCTGTTGATCGAATCCTGGATATACTCGATGTCGTTCATCATGACCCACCTCAAGATGTCTTCCACCCCAGCAGCTTTCTGCTTGGATTCGCGGCAGCCGGCACCCAGGTGCCATCGTCGGTTCCATCCTGGGCGGCTGGCTGACCGACCGGTTTGGGCGTCGCAACATCTTCTTGGCTTCCATGAGCATGTTTGCGGTCTGTGCCGTTCTTCAGGCGCTTTCGCCCAACATGTGGGTTCTGGCAATCATCCGCTGCTTTGCCGGCCTGCCTGTAGGGCCGATGTGGCCAATGGCTTTACCTATATGATGGAGATCCTGCCCAAAGGCAAGCGCGAGATCATGGGCAACCGATGGCAGTTCATGTTCTCCTTGGGGATTTTATGCGCCATTCTGCTGGTCACCGCCTTTGAGCTGAGCAAGATGCCGGCCAACCTGACCTGGCGGTTCATCCTGGCTGTGCCCGCCATCCCTGCCGGCCTGCTTCTGCTGGTCAGGTCCGGCCTGCCCGAGGTCTGGCTTGTGAGCATGGTGATTTCGTCAAGGCCCGGAAGGTGGCCAACGAATACTATGGCAAGGATGTTTTGGCTGGCGTTTTGCCTGATCATGATATGCATATTCCCCAGCCCTCCTGGCGTGAGGCCATCTCGGACCTTTTCAGCGACAGCTTCAGTCGCAGGAGCACCATATTCGCCTGGATATCCTGCTTCGTCCAGGCGTTCGAGAACTATTCGTTCTCCTTCTATCTGCCTACCATCCTGGCCGGCCTGGGCATAGCGACCCTCGTTCAAAACAATATGGCCATGTTCGCCGTTTACCTGCTGGCCTCCATCTCCGCTTTCGTAGGACCTTACCCTGCCCCAAACTGGGGCATAAGGGACTGAGCGAATGGGGCTTCGGCCTGGTGACCATCGGCATTCTGGTCATGGTCTTCGGCATCACCCGGACCAGTATGGCCATCATCATCACCGGATCGGGCATCATGCTCTGGGGCCATTACTGGTCTTCGGAGAGTGGAATGACCATCGCCTCGTTGGTGGCCAAGCCGGCCTATAGAGGAGCCGCTTCAGGTATTGCCTATGTCTTCGTCAAGCTGGCCTCCTTCCTGACCCTCTGGGTGTTCCCGACCCTTTATGACCGGCTGGGCGTGCCTAAAGCCACCCTGCTGATCGCTATATCGGTCCTGTGGTGGCCTTCCTGGCCGCGGTCTTCATTCTGCCCGAGACCTTCGGTCACGCGGTCAATGCGGAGACCATACAGTCGGCAGAAGCCAAGGCGACCGGATCTAAAGACTGATTCGCTGATTGGAACGCTTTGTCTGTAAAGGATGGGCGCGTTTGGATCAACATGCGATGTGACGCTATGAAAAGGCGTCGATAAGAAAGGAATTATCACCATGTTCCAAGTACCGAAAATCAAGAAAATAGAACTGACGACCGCCCGGGTTCCGTTGCCGGAAGGCCCATGGGGCGACCAGATCCACCATGTCGAGAACATAGAGGTCGTCGTTGCTGATGTCACGGCAGACAATGGGATCACCGGCACGGGGTTCAGCCATACCCGGCTGGTGCGGGGCCACC
The window above is part of the Bifidobacterium asteroides DSM 20089 genome. Proteins encoded here:
- a CDS encoding MFS transporter, which gives rise to MGGWLTDRFGRRNIFLASMSMFAVCAVLQALSPNMWVLAIIRCFAGLPVGPMWPMALPI